Genomic window (Solanum stenotomum isolate F172 unplaced genomic scaffold, ASM1918654v1 scaffold12411, whole genome shotgun sequence):
GGTTTTGAGGAAATGTCAACTTCGAGACGTTGTTCAGTAGAAAGAAGGAAGACTAGACTCCTCAGGTAATCATGATGATAACTTAAATCCtctgctcagactcttcaaaaatgtcaccaTGTTCGTGTCAGATCCTCCTCATGACACGGGTGCTAACAATATTTTTGATGACTCTGAGCAACATAGTAAAATTATAGTACTAACAATCAATAGTACTATATATAGTGTCACAAGATGGATCAAATTGGAGCATGGGACAAAGACAATTATTTTGTCTTGGAAGAGCAttgttaaaaagaagaaaaatattagttCTTGATGAAGCAACAGCATCAATTGATAATGCAACAGattcaataattcaaaaaacGATAAGGACAGAATTTGAGGATTGCACAGTTATAACAGTAGCTCACAGAATCCCAACAGTCATGGATTGCACTATGGTTCTTGCTATAAGTGATGGTaagattcaacaaaataatTACTTACTTCATCAAGGGTGTTTTCGATACgacgaaaaatattaaattacattttttttttacagggAATCTGGTAGAGTATGATAAGCCAATGAAACTTATGAATAAAGAAAGTTCATTATTTGGGCAGCTTGTTAATGAATATTGGTCACATTCTCAACATGTTGACAtacaaattaaatcaatatgAGTAACCAGTATGGAACTCATTAATAAGAATTTAAGTTATGTACATTTAATTCGCGCTTACATGGCATGTtatgctattttttttctagttatCAATTAATACTTACTACACATCAATTTATAAGTTCAATAAATCATTGCATCAACAAGCCATAATAGAATTTAAAGCATAGATGCAACTTTTATAGAAACTACTTAAATACACATCCCAAAGTCACTGAAACTACTCAACAAGTTTGATTTTACTAATTCACAACACTGCAAATATGGCAACAGGCAAATTCATTCCCTGATCACAGTAATATCAGCACGAATATGCAGAATTTCATCGATGAAATACAAACTATCTTCACTCAGAAAAGGGGTCCAAGTTACACCACAAAGGTTGTGGCACCCCACAACGATGCCACTACTCAAGGTGTGGCTTCCCTTATACATGCTCACAAATTCGTTGTCTGGTTTCACACGCACTGAAAACTCGTAATCAACTGCAAGTGGCTGAGACTCCTCCCCTTGCATGCCCAGGAACAACCCCAAGCAATGGTAAACACCTTGTTGCTCTATGTTGCAATGTGCGGAAAGGAAAAGCTCTTGTCCACCCAAATGGAAACCCTGTGAAAAGAGTTTACCTTCAGGAAAGAGGTCATTACACTCATCACTTTTCAAATCTAGGTACACAACAGACTGCTGATGAGGTGCTTCAAACTCGAGAGCTTTAACAGGTCTGAGTTTGTATGCCCGTTCCACATAACATTTGTTGAAAGCATTCTCCACCCTGGCAGCAATTTCACCCTGCTGATACGGTGGTTCGGCCTTGTAAAAAAGAGCCTCCAAGACAAACTTTGAAGCAAGCTGACGACCAAAGTCATTGCACGTCATGATTTCCTTCAGCTTTGTGCATGTCATGGCTGGAAACCGAATGAGGAAACAGAGATGTGAGGTCCATACTTCTCGCCGTTCCTCAAGCTTTGGGTAATGCATACGAGCCCACTTCAATGCAAAGTCATAGACAACATCCTCTGATGCAATCTCAAGAAGATCACTGGACAGAACAACCTCAATTCCAGAAAGAGACAAACTCAATGCCTCTTTTTCGAACCTAAAGGATTCAAGGAAAAAGAATGAAATGGAAATGCAAATCATTCATACTCTATTAGCAGTATAGATGGTTAATGTAAAAGTGTCTGGAGAGTTTAAGTCTACTCACTTTGTTATGTCTGTAAAACGAACAAGAAGGAACACGTTGGCAGCGTCTGCCAACGGCCGAACAACATTAACCTTTAATACTTTGGAAGGAAGATCCAAATAAAGCAACGCGGTTTCAGTTGTCATGGGTTGATTCTGCAATTCATTGCTGCAGTATCTCATGCATGACGCCGCCTCAAACTTATCAGCAACCATCAACACATCAAGCAGACCAGTTGGTGTTTTAGCTGATAATGTATTACAATACATAAACTACAACAGGTCCATGAGGGCTGCTTCTTCTGCTCAAATAAAATTGACAAAGGCAAACACACATTAACATTTGGTTTTATTACTTGATTCAATCAAGAATGAAATCTATTGGAATGAACTTTCTCacaagaaaggaaaaattaatACTTACCCGACTCATGAATTTGTACAATTACATACCATTGCTCTTCCGTGCCATTCGAGAACAACtaataagaaaacaaatagttgtaattaaaaaaaagtagggAATGCCAATTGAAAAAACAAATGTATTGTATTAAGGAGTACTCaccttaaaaaagaaaatactcttTGCAGCAACAATTGGAGAACTGATGTGTACAGTTCTCAAGCAAAGAGGATGACTTTTAGTCATCACAATGTTAGGAGGCGATTTCTCAAGTCTTCCTATAGCTACTTCTTCTCATTTGTCATCAGCATCAGACAAGCGAAAGAGATAAGGGTACATAAtgaaataattaggaaaaaccAAGAAATTAACGGTGCAGAACTCCCAAATAACCATTTCAAGTTACATCGCATAAGTTTCAGCATCAAACATAACCATATAAAAATGAATTCACATGCTCATTCATTCTTAcctttattttaacaaaaaagaGAATTTAAATTGAAGATAAAAATTACAGCAGTTATATTTGTAAAGGAAATGCAACCACATCCCAGCCCTAAATTCATAAACCGTCTTTCGCATAACAATTACTTCTATAATTCAAGTCTAAACTAGTTGAATTTAGCTATATGAATCATCTATATTGCTTCCACTCTATTTGGATTGGTAAACTTACCTTTTTCATCcattaaccaaaaataaattcCCAAGTGAAAAAAACCGTTTTCAGATCTATGATTAGAAaccaaaaatctatggactaaaAGTTGTTATAAACCCTATCTAGTAATAATTATAGGTGTTAAACCCGAACATAGAAGTTGAAAAAGAGTCCATTTTATTTCTTGGTTTTTTCTCCGCCTATAACAAAAAATCTATGGTAAATTAGTGTTCTTTTTTCATTCATGAAAACAATCCATGGCAAAAAGATGTTAAACTATTATGCAGAATCAAAAATCTAACTGCTTTCTTCTGTTTAAAAGCAAAAATCTATGAACTAAAAGATGTTAAACCCGATCTATTAAAAATATAGGTGTTTAACTCTaacacataaaatgaaaaatagtccATTTTATTTCTTGGTCCTCCTATAACAAAAAATCTATGGTAAAATTAGTGTGTTTTTTTCATTCAAGAAAACAAGCCAAGGTAAAAAGATGTTAAACTCTTATGCAAAATCGAAGATCTAATCGTTTTCTCCTGTTTAAAAGCAAATATCTATGGGCTAAAAGATTTTAAAACCAAATGTAGGTGTTTAACTCTAACAtagaagttgaaaaaaaaatcaattttatttcttgGTTTCTTCTCCTCCTGTAGCAAAAGATCTATGGTAAAATTAGTGTGTTTTTTTTCATACATGAAAACAATCTAAGACAAAAAAGATGTTAAACTTTTATGCAGAATTAAAGATTTAATCGATTTCTTCTGTTTAAAAGCAAAAAATCAATGGACAACAAGATGTTAAAccctatcttttaaaaatttatggtAAAATTGGTGTTTAAAGTTGAAAGAcggtccatttttttttttgatttcttctCCTCTTATACAAAAAATCTATGGTaaaattagtgttttttttCATCCACGAAAATAATCCAAGGAAAGATGTTAAACTCTTATGCAGAATCAAAAATCTAATCGATTTCTTCTGTTTAAAAGCAAAAATCTATGGGGAAAAAATATAGATCTTTCATCTGAATGAAATGAAAACAGAAAATCAAATCATCaagcattaaaaaaaaaaacatttcatgattttttttcttttctcacacCAAAAATGtacccaaaaatgaaaaaaaaataatgtaagtaaaccctaatttaaaattaaaaaaagcaaACCATTTCTTCTTGTTATGATTTCTTCTCTCTTATGCTTGCCTTTCCGGGCTGAATCATCAGCACTGCAACCTTCTGGTCTGAGCTCCATTGAATCTGGTACAATCTCTATCATCAACACTCGATCTGAGTAATTCCTGTCATTAAATGCAAATCCATAGTTCGATTGAGATTCCGATACATTCAAGGAATGTAGAAAATTCATTTTCACAATTGAATCAAAGCACAGTTTTTTCATAGAGAAAATTAGGAGAAATGCAAAGAAAATCATAGATTGAAGCactttaaataattgttttgcTTCATTGTTTAATTTGTACTTatcttaattaattacaaaGTTTACTGATTTTAATGGTTGTTTGTCCTGTaatgcaaataaaataaaatatgaaagccaatttcaaaattagttcTTCTAATTGATaccatttttcttgttttcttcttctctgaGTAGTTGGATGACATCGTTCTGAATTGCTCCAAATCTCTAATTTGTATCgaaattttcaaaagcattaaATTCATGACTCTATTTTTTGTACTTTCTTCCATTGAAGTTCTTCATAGCTCCattaaatcaaaaaattattaaagaatttttaaaaatccttttgaaatattttaaaagaaaaaaataaggtaaataaatcaaataacatCTTAACCGTACTCAAAGCCTGAgctttaaaatatcaaatcatatcaaattaattcatctatgtttttgaaaaatgttacaGCCTTGTGGGCAATACATATTCCAAATTAATATTACTCTACACTTTCAATCGCCTgaaaattaaaatcaagaatCTACTAAACACAAAGTTAAAAcaaccaaaaaacaaaaatatgagGTGCAAGGTGGATCATATGTCACTTTTCGAGCTCAATGTTGCATAGCTCCGAAGAAAAAATTGTGTTCCTAAAGCAAATAATATGTATCATGAACTAAAATCGTGACATA
Coding sequences:
- the LOC125849981 gene encoding BTB/POZ domain-containing protein POB1-like, with product MYCNTLSAKTPTGLLDVLMVADKFEAASCMRYCSNELQNQPMTTETALLYLDLPSKVLKVNVVRPLADAANVFLLVRFTDITKFEKEALSLSLSGIEVVLSSDLLEIASEDVVYDFALKWARMHYPKLEERREVWTSHLCFLIRFPAMTCTKLKEIMTCNDFGRQLASKFVLEALFYKAEPPYQQGEIAARVENAFNKCYVERAYKLRPVKALEFEAPHQQSVVYLDLKSDECNDLFPEGKLFSQGFHLGGQELFLSAHCNIEQQGVYHCLGLFLGMQGEESQPLAVDYEFSVRVKPDNEFVSMYKGSHTLSSGIVVGCHNLCGVTWTPFLSEDSLYFIDEILHIRADITVIRE